A genomic window from Candidatus Kouleothrix ribensis includes:
- a CDS encoding GTP cyclohydrolase I, with the protein MSKQADDWGGLAAGIVNGAANGVAGAHAIDTGTRHHQPRRERLEALCRELLRELGEDPAREGLIDTPRRWASWWMEFIGYEPGTLDTTFESVSHGQLVLVSGMRVWSLCEHHLLPFWCDVTVAYIAAGEVLGLSKFARIAHQAAHRLQLQEQLTHQIADAIEHITGTGDVAVFGTGEHLCMTMRGIRTPARMTSSVLRGQFQRDPERRAELFALLRQ; encoded by the coding sequence ATGAGCAAACAAGCCGATGACTGGGGCGGCCTGGCCGCTGGCATCGTGAACGGTGCGGCAAATGGCGTCGCCGGCGCGCATGCGATCGACACCGGCACGCGCCACCACCAGCCACGCCGCGAGCGCCTTGAAGCGCTCTGCCGCGAGCTGCTCCGTGAGTTGGGCGAGGATCCCGCGCGCGAAGGACTCATCGATACCCCACGGCGCTGGGCCAGCTGGTGGATGGAGTTCATCGGGTATGAGCCGGGCACGCTCGACACCACGTTCGAGAGCGTCAGCCATGGCCAGCTGGTGCTCGTGTCGGGCATGCGCGTGTGGTCGCTGTGCGAGCATCACCTGCTGCCGTTCTGGTGTGATGTGACCGTGGCCTACATCGCCGCCGGCGAGGTGCTCGGCCTCTCTAAGTTTGCCCGCATCGCACACCAGGCGGCGCACCGGCTGCAGCTCCAGGAGCAGCTGACCCACCAGATCGCTGACGCGATCGAGCACATCACCGGCACCGGCGATGTCGCGGTCTTCGGCACCGGCGAGCACCTGTGCATGACGATGCGCGGCATCCGCACGCCGGCGCGGATGACCTCAAGCGTCCTCCGTGGCCAATTCCAGCGCGACCCAGAGCGCCGGGCCGAGCTCTTCGCGCTCCTGCGGCAGTAA
- the queE gene encoding 7-carboxy-7-deazaguanine synthase QueE, producing MNYRVNDVYTAIQGEGCQTGTPMVLLRLHGCSVGCPWCDTKETWQADPANAYASIAEARGPNARYAIASAHAIAQHIRLQHPGPSWVLLTGGEPAEQGLGPLVEALHDAGYQVAIETSGTAPGLLLAECDWVCVSPKIDMPGRRAILPEVLALADEIKMVVGKAADIEKLESLLHDHPTKPGVQICLQPLSQHERATQLCIETVQARGWRLSVQLHKLLRLP from the coding sequence ATGAACTACCGCGTGAACGACGTGTACACCGCCATTCAGGGCGAGGGATGCCAGACCGGCACCCCCATGGTGCTGCTCCGCCTGCATGGCTGTTCGGTCGGCTGCCCTTGGTGCGACACCAAGGAGACCTGGCAGGCCGACCCGGCAAACGCCTACGCATCGATCGCGGAGGCGCGCGGCCCGAATGCCCGCTACGCCATTGCGAGCGCACACGCGATCGCGCAGCACATCCGCCTCCAGCACCCAGGGCCGTCCTGGGTGCTGCTGACGGGGGGTGAGCCCGCCGAGCAGGGCCTCGGGCCGCTCGTCGAGGCGCTGCACGACGCCGGCTACCAGGTGGCGATCGAGACCAGCGGCACCGCGCCTGGCCTGCTGCTTGCCGAGTGCGACTGGGTATGTGTGAGCCCCAAGATTGACATGCCAGGCCGGCGCGCGATCCTGCCTGAGGTGCTCGCGCTAGCCGACGAGATCAAGATGGTGGTGGGGAAAGCGGCCGACATCGAGAAGCTGGAGTCACTGCTGCACGATCACCCCACCAAGCCTGGCGTGCAAATCTGCCTCCAGCCGCTGAGTCAGCACGAGCGTGCCACGCAGCTCTGCATCGAGACCGTGCAGGCCCGTGGCTGGCGCCTCAGCGTGCAGCTACACAAGCTCTTGAGGTTGCCATGA
- a CDS encoding 6-carboxytetrahydropterin synthase — protein sequence MYTITKQFTFSASHQLEGLPDDHPCSRLHGHNYVVEVELQASGLDEVGFVHDYRDLDFVKQFIDETLDHRHLNEVVPQGMNPTAEKLAHLIFDYLFVRYAKLSAVRVSETPKTWAEYRRGPPIGARPHQEPSSASPQLDDLARKVAALIDDFVKKGEALR from the coding sequence ATGTATACCATCACCAAGCAGTTCACCTTCTCGGCCTCGCACCAACTGGAAGGGCTGCCCGACGATCACCCGTGCAGCCGCCTGCACGGCCACAACTACGTGGTCGAGGTCGAGCTCCAGGCGAGCGGCCTCGACGAGGTCGGCTTCGTGCATGACTATCGCGATCTCGACTTCGTGAAACAGTTTATTGACGAGACCCTTGATCACCGACATTTGAACGAGGTTGTCCCGCAAGGGATGAATCCGACTGCCGAAAAGCTCGCGCACCTTATTTTCGACTATCTCTTTGTCCGGTATGCGAAGCTGAGCGCTGTGCGCGTCTCCGAAACGCCCAAGACCTGGGCCGAATATCGCCGGGGGCCTCCGATCGGCGCTCGCCCGCACCAAGAGCCATCCAGCGCGAGCCCGCAGCTCGACGACCTTGCCCGCAAGGTTGCTGCGCTTATCGATGATTTCGTCAAGAAAGGCGAGGCCCTGCGATGA